Proteins encoded by one window of Verrucomicrobiales bacterium:
- the rpsU gene encoding 30S ribosomal protein S21: MTEIRLKKGESVEKALRRLKKKIDREGTLKEVRNHRHFEKPSEKKRRKMKAARFSAMLSARYADL, from the coding sequence GTGACTGAGATCAGACTCAAAAAAGGCGAATCAGTAGAAAAGGCCCTGCGACGATTGAAAAAGAAGATCGATCGCGAAGGGACTCTGAAAGAAGTGCGGAACCACCGCCATTTCGAGAAGCCTAGCGAGAAAAAGCGCCGCAAGATGAAAGCGGCCCGATTCTCCGCCATGCTGAGCGCCCGCTACGCGGACCTCTAA
- a CDS encoding flippase-like domain-containing protein, whose protein sequence is MSSPGFQSPHETGGSPAPKTRPWLKVGLQLTAGALFLAWVFHAIFYSEALQLMDASELAKLTRVERWKFAWTEGPGRLAKTLSTITPGAFLTSLVVMGCILLTGVARWRMVLRVHGLLLPWSRAIEISLVSHFFNSFLLGSAGGDVMRAIYTARDTHHKKTEAVVTVFIDRILGLWGLLLFGCLLMVPNWDLITRHHYLRLSCLVVIAMTAACSGLVLVSLRSGLTKGWKGARDFLRRLPKGPALERSLDACRRFGQEPLFVSRTLAVSMVLNLLCVLHVQVVANGLNIPLAPLLTALIVPVITALIAMPITPSGLGMRENFFVYLLCDKAVGIDATAALSLSLLVYAGSLFWSLVGGVVYLRFRRQHSLLDPSAEQAEAEALSRELETPDRS, encoded by the coding sequence GTGAGTTCGCCCGGCTTCCAGTCACCTCACGAGACGGGTGGATCCCCTGCCCCCAAAACCCGTCCCTGGCTGAAAGTCGGCTTGCAACTCACGGCCGGCGCATTGTTCTTAGCCTGGGTGTTTCACGCGATTTTCTATTCCGAAGCCCTCCAGCTCATGGATGCCTCGGAATTGGCGAAGCTGACCCGAGTCGAGCGATGGAAATTTGCCTGGACCGAGGGTCCCGGTCGGCTGGCCAAGACATTGAGCACCATCACTCCCGGAGCATTCCTGACCTCGCTGGTCGTCATGGGCTGCATCCTGCTGACCGGTGTGGCCCGGTGGAGAATGGTCCTGCGTGTGCACGGCCTCCTGCTTCCTTGGTCGCGGGCCATCGAAATCAGCCTGGTCAGCCACTTCTTTAACTCTTTCCTCCTGGGCTCGGCTGGCGGCGACGTGATGCGCGCCATCTACACCGCACGGGATACCCATCACAAGAAAACCGAGGCTGTCGTCACCGTGTTCATCGACCGGATCCTCGGGCTCTGGGGACTGCTGCTCTTTGGATGTCTCCTCATGGTTCCCAACTGGGACCTAATCACTCGTCACCACTACCTCCGGCTGAGCTGCCTGGTTGTCATCGCGATGACCGCAGCTTGCAGCGGCCTTGTGCTGGTCTCCCTGCGCAGCGGGCTGACCAAGGGATGGAAAGGAGCGCGCGACTTTCTGCGACGTCTTCCCAAGGGGCCTGCCTTGGAGCGGTCACTGGATGCCTGCCGCCGGTTTGGACAGGAACCCCTGTTCGTGAGCCGCACCCTCGCCGTCTCCATGGTGTTGAATCTTCTCTGTGTCCTGCACGTGCAGGTTGTGGCGAATGGCCTCAACATTCCGCTAGCTCCCCTTCTCACCGCCCTCATCGTCCCCGTAATCACCGCTCTCATTGCGATGCCCATCACTCCCAGCGGGTTAGGCATGAGGGAAAACTTCTTCGTGTATCTCCTCTGTGACAAAGCAGTTGGGATCGATGCCACGGCCGCGCTTTCACTGTCCTTGCTGGTGTACGCCGGAAGTCTCTTTTGGAGCCTGGTGGGTGGCGTGGTCTATCTGCGGTTCCGTCGACAGCACTCGCTCTTGGATCCCTCGGCGGAACAAGCGGAAGCCGAGGCCCTCTCGCGCGAGTTGGAAACTCCAGATCGATCTTGA
- a CDS encoding CotH kinase family protein yields the protein MNASFETTRHDARRPQRIRAWVDSRGFMTTIVLVLLLSLERVGRAATALSDPTASVFQEGVVNRLILDIPPEGMKVLGRYHQVPGQPRPAREDVRVTVREGGRVYTNVAVHLKGSYSYQDLDAKPSLTLNFDKFAPGQTFHGLDKIHLNNSIQDPTYLSERISRELFQSAGVPTARVGYAKVRLNDRELGLYVLVEGYNKRFVKRHFPSAKGNLYDGGSGNDITKSLEADAGENRTNRADLIQLAAACREKGASNRMAALERILDVDRFLSFAATELLLQHWDGYCLGPNNFRIFHDVSQGRMVFMPHGLDQILGAGLSPPKVLTPKWDGLVARGLLSLPEGRRRFLDRVEQVFTNHFIEQKLLARVDQLATQVRDSGALGLVERFRYAALVEGFKSRITRRTAEVRSQLANREVPLALEPDVPYRLRGWKFRESANSPVTGQTINEGEKRLLEVQVQSTWVAGSWRRSIFLDGGKYEFSGLGRVEGLVAGATNSGVILRISGEREAGPLATSETWVPLRYGFETLGPAEVEFICEFRGATGRGLFDASSLKLRKLPNSPPAESRIP from the coding sequence ATGAACGCATCCTTTGAGACCACCCGACACGACGCCCGGCGGCCGCAACGCATCCGCGCTTGGGTCGATTCCAGGGGATTCATGACCACGATCGTTCTCGTTCTTCTTCTCTCACTGGAACGTGTCGGGCGGGCGGCGACGGCGTTGTCCGACCCCACTGCCTCTGTGTTCCAGGAAGGCGTCGTAAACCGACTGATACTGGACATTCCACCGGAGGGCATGAAGGTTCTCGGCCGATACCACCAGGTCCCCGGTCAACCGCGGCCGGCACGGGAGGATGTGCGGGTCACGGTTCGAGAGGGTGGGCGGGTTTATACCAACGTCGCTGTCCATCTCAAAGGCTCCTACAGTTATCAGGACCTGGACGCCAAACCTTCCTTGACGCTCAACTTCGACAAGTTTGCCCCCGGCCAAACCTTTCATGGCCTGGACAAAATCCATCTCAACAACTCCATTCAGGATCCCACGTATCTTTCGGAGAGAATTTCCCGAGAATTATTTCAATCCGCAGGGGTGCCAACAGCGCGCGTCGGCTACGCGAAAGTTCGCCTGAACGATCGGGAACTCGGGCTTTATGTTTTGGTGGAAGGGTACAACAAGCGTTTCGTGAAGCGGCATTTCCCGTCGGCCAAAGGGAACCTCTACGACGGGGGATCAGGTAATGACATCACCAAATCTCTGGAGGCAGACGCCGGGGAGAATCGAACCAACCGAGCGGACCTGATTCAACTGGCAGCCGCCTGTCGGGAAAAGGGGGCATCGAATCGGATGGCCGCACTGGAACGAATCCTGGATGTCGACCGCTTTTTGTCCTTCGCGGCCACCGAACTGCTCCTCCAACACTGGGATGGCTATTGCCTGGGACCTAATAACTTTCGGATTTTTCATGATGTTTCCCAAGGTCGGATGGTATTCATGCCCCATGGACTGGATCAGATCCTCGGTGCCGGGCTGTCCCCGCCGAAGGTATTAACCCCCAAATGGGATGGACTGGTAGCTCGCGGTCTCCTGAGCTTGCCGGAAGGTCGCCGGCGATTTCTGGATCGGGTGGAGCAGGTGTTCACCAATCACTTCATCGAGCAAAAGCTGCTGGCTCGGGTGGACCAACTCGCGACTCAGGTCCGCGACTCCGGCGCACTTGGACTGGTGGAACGGTTTCGCTATGCGGCTCTCGTGGAAGGCTTCAAATCGAGGATCACCCGCCGGACAGCCGAGGTTCGCTCCCAACTGGCGAATCGGGAGGTGCCCCTGGCACTGGAACCAGACGTCCCGTATCGCCTCCGAGGCTGGAAGTTCCGTGAATCGGCAAACTCACCCGTCACCGGCCAAACCATCAATGAGGGGGAAAAAAGACTACTCGAGGTTCAAGTCCAGAGCACCTGGGTCGCCGGGTCGTGGCGCAGAAGCATTTTTCTGGACGGTGGCAAGTATGAGTTCAGTGGCTTGGGCCGGGTGGAGGGTCTCGTGGCCGGCGCGACGAACAGCGGGGTGATCCTGAGAATTTCGGGCGAGCGGGAGGCGGGGCCGTTGGCCACCTCAGAAACGTGGGTTCCGTTGCGCTATGGCTTTGAAACCCTAGGGCCGGCCGAAGTGGAATTCATTTGTGAGTTTAGAGGTGCCACCGGGCGTGGGCTTTTCGACGCCAGTTCCCTGAAACTGCGAAAGCTGCCCAACTCACCGCCAGCGGAATCGAGGATCCCCTAG
- the cysQ gene encoding 3'(2'),5'-bisphosphate nucleotidase CysQ yields the protein MIDSILKIAAEAGTEVLKHYGRVTASAKADQSPLTAADLASHELLARELCRLDPSYPVLSEESEAIDYSTRQAWSRFWLIDPLDGTKEFLKQSGEFTINIALIDQGVPVLGVVYAPVLEQWYWAERGGKALKRCGRALPVEIRVRIPDPDRLTIVASRDHAGPQVAELLARFPKAQTSSMGSSLKFCLVAEGAADVYLRDIPTMEWDTGAAQCVVEAAGGMVADLDGVPLSYNKPQLRNPSLITLGDPRFRWR from the coding sequence ATGATCGATTCCATTCTAAAGATCGCCGCCGAGGCCGGAACTGAGGTGCTGAAGCACTACGGTCGCGTGACGGCGAGCGCCAAAGCGGATCAGTCGCCGCTCACGGCGGCCGATCTGGCGTCTCATGAGCTGCTCGCTCGGGAGTTGTGCCGTCTGGATCCCTCCTATCCGGTCCTTTCTGAGGAATCGGAAGCCATCGACTATTCCACTCGCCAGGCCTGGAGCCGCTTTTGGCTGATTGATCCTCTCGATGGCACCAAGGAATTCTTGAAGCAGTCGGGAGAGTTTACGATCAACATCGCCCTGATTGACCAGGGTGTTCCGGTCCTCGGAGTGGTTTATGCCCCGGTGCTGGAGCAGTGGTATTGGGCGGAGCGAGGGGGAAAGGCGCTGAAGCGGTGCGGTCGTGCGCTTCCGGTGGAGATCCGAGTCCGAATACCCGACCCTGACCGTCTGACCATCGTGGCCAGCCGAGACCACGCCGGGCCTCAGGTGGCGGAGTTGCTCGCTCGGTTTCCGAAAGCCCAAACCTCGAGCATGGGAAGTTCGCTCAAATTCTGCCTGGTGGCGGAAGGGGCAGCCGACGTTTACCTTCGAGACATCCCGACCATGGAATGGGACACGGGAGCAGCTCAGTGTGTCGTGGAGGCGGCCGGGGGGATGGTGGCTGACTTGGACGGAGTGCCCTTGTCCTACAACAAACCTCAGCTTCGCAATCCTTCGCTCATCACCCTAGGGGATCCTCGATTCCGCTGGCGGTGA
- a CDS encoding phosphocholine cytidylyltransferase family protein, whose amino-acid sequence MNAFIYAAGRATRLGPAAQNRPKLLIEFGGRSLLEWHVIRLREVGVDRIRVITGFLRPMMQAAIFELAARYSVDIEEIYNPDFQEGSVLSMAVSLPQVEASGPSALLLDGDVLYGREMLARLISSPHRTALLVDRGYSAADDDPVLVPINAGRPFDFVKRWRGEADQLGESIGFFKVAQEDIAALVAETRSRESGAGRMDSYDEVIRAMVRNGLFGHEDVTGLPWTEIDFPEDVRFANEKVLPALLDSAAPIKR is encoded by the coding sequence ATGAACGCCTTCATCTACGCCGCTGGACGTGCGACGCGTCTCGGCCCGGCCGCCCAGAATCGCCCCAAACTCTTGATCGAGTTTGGCGGCCGCAGCCTGCTGGAATGGCATGTCATTCGCCTCCGGGAAGTGGGTGTGGACCGCATTCGGGTTATCACCGGTTTTCTACGGCCGATGATGCAAGCGGCCATCTTCGAATTGGCGGCCCGCTACAGCGTGGATATCGAGGAGATCTACAACCCTGACTTCCAGGAAGGCAGCGTTCTCAGCATGGCTGTGTCCCTGCCTCAGGTCGAGGCCTCCGGTCCCAGCGCGCTGTTATTGGACGGGGATGTGCTCTACGGACGGGAGATGTTGGCTAGGCTGATCAGCTCGCCGCACCGCACTGCTCTGCTGGTTGATCGGGGTTACTCGGCGGCGGATGACGATCCGGTGCTGGTCCCGATCAATGCGGGACGCCCCTTCGATTTCGTCAAGCGCTGGCGGGGCGAGGCGGATCAGCTCGGCGAGTCGATTGGATTTTTCAAAGTGGCTCAGGAGGATATTGCGGCCCTGGTCGCTGAGACCCGTTCCCGGGAGTCCGGCGCTGGCCGGATGGATTCGTACGATGAGGTGATTCGCGCGATGGTCCGGAACGGCTTGTTTGGCCACGAGGATGTGACCGGGTTGCCTTGGACAGAGATTGATTTTCCGGAGGATGTCCGCTTCGCCAACGAGAAGGTGCTGCCGGCTTTGTTGGATTCCGCCGCTCCGATCAAACGTTGA